A single Phragmites australis chromosome 4, lpPhrAust1.1, whole genome shotgun sequence DNA region contains:
- the LOC133915862 gene encoding uncharacterized protein LOC133915862: MCMRQESSFPPSHHPAMAKVAPSLLAVGSSAAFGAQLSSKKGISLFPNRIVSKRTRISAKLGGDGELKEPPGKKKFITREQEPEQYWQTAGERKGENPMMTPLPYIIIFGMSTPFVILAIAFANGWVKVPIR; this comes from the exons ATGTGCATGAGGCAGGAGAGTTCTTTTCCTCCTTCACACCACCCAGCCATGGCCAAGGTAGCTCCCTCCCTCCTTGCCGTTGGCAGCAGCGCCGCCTTCGGCGCCCAGCTATCGTCGAAGAAAGGTATCAGCTTGTTCCCCAATCGCATCGTCAGCAAGCGCACCAGGATATCAGCTAAACTCG GAGGAGATGGGGAGCTGAAGGAGCCTCCAGGCAAGAAGAAGTTCATCACCAGGGAACAGGAGCCAGAACA GTACTGGCAGACTGCAGGGGAGAGGAAGGGTGAGAACCCCATGATGACACCCCTGCCCTACATCATCATCTTCGGCATGTCCACCCCCTTTGTCATCCTCGCCATCGCCTTCGCCAACGGCTGGGTTAAGGTCCCCATCCGATGA
- the LOC133915863 gene encoding uncharacterized protein LOC133915863, whose product MAAPCPSPAEAAPPLDAAEEDEWDADGFVIPNLSTQDDDVSEPSDPKAKDPEPPQVRDEKIYLGPHGAPPSHGKQQELNTVGRKQQFRNKLKEADKKFTGNAQENKVESLRELMGARANSIGMPKSSPRDWLDPHCHESEFDRKPH is encoded by the exons ATGGCCGCACCTTGCCCCTCGCCGGCGGAGGCAGCACCGCCGCTGGACGCCGCCGAGGAAGACGAGTGGG ATGCGGACGGATTTGTTATTCCTAACTTGTCCACTCAAGATGATGACGTATCTGAGCCAAGTGACCCCAAAGCAAAGGATCCTGAACCTCCACAG GTAAGAGATGAGAAGATATACTTGGGACCTCATGGGGCTCCGCCGTCTCATGGAAAGCAGCAGGAGCTGAACACAGTTGGCCGTAAGCAGCAGTTCAGGAATAAGCTGAAGGAAGCAGATAAGAAATTCACTGGCAATGCTCAGGAGAACAAGGTGGAAAGCCTAAGGGAGCTGATGGGTGCTAGAGCAAATAGTATAGGCATGCCAAAGAGCTCTCCTCGCGATTGGCTCGACCCACACTGTCATGAATCTGAATTTGATAGAAAACCACACTAG